From Carassius gibelio isolate Cgi1373 ecotype wild population from Czech Republic chromosome B21, carGib1.2-hapl.c, whole genome shotgun sequence, the proteins below share one genomic window:
- the LOC127986312 gene encoding uncharacterized protein LOC127986312 has product MVLHITLSRETNVSDKSPVMFVLATVYRPPGHHTDFIKEFGDFTSELVLAADKVLIVGDFNIHVDNEKDALGSAFIDILNSIGVRQHVSGPTHCRNHTLDLILSHGIDVDSVEIIQPSDDISDHYLVLCKLHIAKIVNSTSCYKYRRTITSTTKDCFLSYLPDVSEFLSISKTSEQLDDVTETMDSLFSSMLNTVAPLRLRKVKENSLTPWYNEHTRTLKRAARKMERSWRKTKLEVTVATRSSLCPDQRVTAVARIQYVSRPDGGSAPRKDLYIPERQRRPGQLEPQIQIPCKDLVSEEHQDKTTGNR; this is encoded by the exons atggtgcttcatataacattatccagagaaaccaatgttagtgataaatcccctgttatgtttgtactggctactgtatacaggccaccagggcaccatacagactttattaaagagtttggtgattttacatccgagttagttctggctgcagataaagtcttaatagttggtgattttaatatccatgtcgataatgaaaaagatgcattgggatcagcatttatagacattctgaactctattggtgttagacaacacgtttcaggacctactcattgtcgaaatcatactctagatttaatactgtcacatggaattgatgttgatagtgttgaaattattcagccaagtgatgatatctcagatcattatttagttctgtgtaaacttcatatagccaaaattgtaaattctacttcttgttacaagtatcgaagaaccatcacttctaccacaaaagactgctttttaagttatcttccagatgtatccgaattccttagcatatccaaaacctcagaacaacttgatgatgtaacagaaactatggactctctcttttctagcatgttaaatacagttgctcctttacgcttaaggaaggttaaggaaaacagtttgacaccatggtataatgagcatactcgcaccctaaagagagcagcccgaaaaatggagcgcagctggaggaaaacaaaactagag gtcaccgtggccaccagatccagtctgtgtccagatcagagggtcactgcagtcgcccggatccagtacgtatccagaccagatggtggatcagcacctagaaaggacctctacatccctgaaagacagcggagaccaggacaactagagccccagatacagatcccctgtaaagaccttgtctcagaggagcaccaggacaagaccacaggaaacagatga